In a single window of the Hydrogenobaculum sp. 3684 genome:
- the rpsG gene encoding 30S ribosomal protein S7 — protein MPRKGRVPRREILPDAKYNSIIVHKLINKVMKDGKKSTAEYIVYTALERVAEKLSLSPVEVLEKALENVKPVWEVRPRRVGGATYQVPVEVEEHRRESLGIKWLVDAARERARHRGSYTMEERLAAEIMDAIENKGAAVKKKEDTHRMAEANKVFAHFKW, from the coding sequence ATGCCTAGGAAAGGAAGAGTTCCAAGAAGAGAGATATTACCAGACGCTAAATACAACAGTATTATAGTTCACAAGCTTATAAATAAGGTCATGAAAGATGGCAAGAAGAGCACGGCCGAATATATAGTCTATACTGCTTTAGAGAGAGTGGCTGAGAAGCTCAGTTTATCGCCAGTGGAAGTGCTTGAAAAGGCTCTTGAAAATGTGAAGCCAGTTTGGGAAGTGCGTCCTCGTCGTGTTGGTGGTGCTACTTATCAAGTGCCAGTGGAAGTAGAAGAGCATAGAAGAGAATCATTGGGTATCAAATGGCTGGTGGATGCAGCCAGAGAAAGAGCTAGACATAGAGGTTCTTATACGATGGAAGAAAGGTTGGCAGCAGAAATTATGGACGCCATAGAGAATAAAGGTGCTGCTGTGAAGAAAAAAGAAGATACTCACAGGATGGCGGAAGCTAATAAAGTTTTTGCTCATTTTAAGTGGTAA
- the rpsL gene encoding 30S ribosomal protein S12, whose protein sequence is MPTVNQLIKEGREKIKKKSKAPALQGNPQKRGVCVRVYTVTPKKPNSALRKVARVRLSNGIEVTCYIPGEGHNLQEHSIVLVRGGRVKDLPGVRYKIIRGALDTAGVANRRQSRSKYGAKRPKAGAAQATKGGKK, encoded by the coding sequence ATGCCTACGGTGAACCAGCTTATAAAAGAAGGACGCGAGAAGATAAAGAAAAAGAGTAAGGCTCCTGCTTTGCAGGGCAATCCTCAGAAAAGAGGCGTTTGTGTACGTGTTTATACTGTTACGCCAAAAAAGCCAAACTCTGCTCTTAGAAAAGTGGCTAGGGTAAGATTGTCAAACGGTATAGAAGTTACTTGTTATATTCCAGGGGAAGGGCATAACCTTCAAGAGCACTCTATAGTGCTTGTAAGAGGCGGTAGGGTAAAAGATTTACCAGGTGTTAGATATAAGATAATTCGCGGAGCTTTAGATACTGCCGGTGTTGCTAATAGAAGACAGTCTAGGTCAAAGTACGGTGCTAAGAGACCTAAAGCTGGTGCCGCTCAAGCTACAAAAGGGGGTAAGAAGTAA